The following proteins come from a genomic window of Ictidomys tridecemlineatus isolate mIctTri1 chromosome 9, mIctTri1.hap1, whole genome shotgun sequence:
- the Ppid gene encoding peptidyl-prolyl cis-trans isomerase D isoform X1 has protein sequence MSHPSPEAKPSNPSNPRVFFDVDIGEERVGRIVLELFADIVPKTAENFRALCTGEKGIGPTTGKPLYFKGCPFHRIIKKFMIQGGDFSNQNGTGGESIYGEKFEDENFYYKHDREGLLSMANAGRNTNGSQFFITTVPTPHLDGKHVVFGQVIKGIGVARMLENVEVKGEKPVKLCVIAECGELKEGDDWGILPKDGSGDSHPDFPEDADIDLKDVDKILLITEDLKNIGNTFFKSQNWEMAMKKYAKVLRYVDSSKAVIEKADGSRLQSIALSCVLNIGACKLKMSNWQGAVESCLEALEMDPSNTKALYRRAQGWQGLKEYDQALADLKKAQEIAPEDKAIQAELLKVKQKIKAEKDKEKAVYAKMFA, from the exons ATGTCGCACCCGTCCCCAGAAGCTAAGCCTTCCAATCCCAGTAACCCCCGAGTCTTCTTTGATGTGGACATCGGAGAGGAGCGAG ttggTCGAATAGTCTTAGAATTGTTTGCAGATATTGTACCCAAAACTGCAGAAAATTTTCGTGCATTGTGCACAGGAGAAAAAGGCATTGGACCCACGACTGGGAAACCTCTCTATTTCAAAGGATGTCCTTTTCATCGAA TTATTAAGAAATTTATGATTCAGGGTGGAGACTTCTCAAATCAGAATGGGACAGGTGGAGAAAGTATTTATGGTGaaaaatttgaagatgaaaatttCTACTATAAG caTGATCGGGAGGGTTTATTGAGCATGGCAAACGCAGGCCGCAATACAAATGGTTCTCAGTTCTTTATCACGACAGTTCCGACTCCTCATTTGGATGGGAAGCATGTGGTGTTTGGCCAAGTAATTAAAGGCATAGGTGTGGCAAGGATGCTGGAAAATGTAGAAGTGAAAGGTGAAAAACCTGTCAAA ttgTGCGTTATTGCAGAATGTGGAGAACTCAAAGAAGGGGATGATTGGGGAATATTACCAAAAGATGGCTCTGGCGATAGTCATCCAGATTTCCCAGAGGATGCAGATATAGACTTAAAAGAT GTagataaaattttactaataacagaagacttaaaaaatattggaaatactTTTTTCAAATCCCAGAACTGGGAGATGGCCATGAAAAAATATGCAAAGGTTTTAAg atatgtgGATAGTTCAAAGGCtgttattgagaaagcagatggaTCTAGGCTGCAGTCTATAGCCTTAAGCTGTGTGCTGAATATTGGTGCTTGTAAACTGAAGATGTCAAATTGGCAGGGAGCAGTTGAAAGTTGTTTAGAG gcTCTTGAAATGGACCCATCAAATACTAAAGCACTGTATCGAAGAGCTCAAGGATGGCAAGGATTAAAAGAATACGATCAGGCACTG gCTGATCTTAAGAAAGCTCAGGAGATAGCACCAGAAGATAAAG CCATCCAGGCAGAATTGCTGAAAGTCAAACAGAAGATAAAGgcagagaaagataaagagaaggcagtatatgcaaaaatgtttgcttag
- the Ppid gene encoding peptidyl-prolyl cis-trans isomerase D isoform X2, with protein MWLMSKLLKDISGTCAFFIGSRSNRGILHHSSFKNGHHDREGLLSMANAGRNTNGSQFFITTVPTPHLDGKHVVFGQVIKGIGVARMLENVEVKGEKPVKLCVIAECGELKEGDDWGILPKDGSGDSHPDFPEDADIDLKDVDKILLITEDLKNIGNTFFKSQNWEMAMKKYAKVLRYVDSSKAVIEKADGSRLQSIALSCVLNIGACKLKMSNWQGAVESCLEALEMDPSNTKALYRRAQGWQGLKEYDQALADLKKAQEIAPEDKAIQAELLKVKQKIKAEKDKEKAVYAKMFA; from the exons ATGTGGTTAATGTCCAAGCTTCTAAAGGACATTAGTGGTACCTGTGCCTTCTTCATTGGCTCAAGATCTAATCGGGGTATATTGCATCATTCAAGTTTTAAGAATGGACAT caTGATCGGGAGGGTTTATTGAGCATGGCAAACGCAGGCCGCAATACAAATGGTTCTCAGTTCTTTATCACGACAGTTCCGACTCCTCATTTGGATGGGAAGCATGTGGTGTTTGGCCAAGTAATTAAAGGCATAGGTGTGGCAAGGATGCTGGAAAATGTAGAAGTGAAAGGTGAAAAACCTGTCAAA ttgTGCGTTATTGCAGAATGTGGAGAACTCAAAGAAGGGGATGATTGGGGAATATTACCAAAAGATGGCTCTGGCGATAGTCATCCAGATTTCCCAGAGGATGCAGATATAGACTTAAAAGAT GTagataaaattttactaataacagaagacttaaaaaatattggaaatactTTTTTCAAATCCCAGAACTGGGAGATGGCCATGAAAAAATATGCAAAGGTTTTAAg atatgtgGATAGTTCAAAGGCtgttattgagaaagcagatggaTCTAGGCTGCAGTCTATAGCCTTAAGCTGTGTGCTGAATATTGGTGCTTGTAAACTGAAGATGTCAAATTGGCAGGGAGCAGTTGAAAGTTGTTTAGAG gcTCTTGAAATGGACCCATCAAATACTAAAGCACTGTATCGAAGAGCTCAAGGATGGCAAGGATTAAAAGAATACGATCAGGCACTG gCTGATCTTAAGAAAGCTCAGGAGATAGCACCAGAAGATAAAG CCATCCAGGCAGAATTGCTGAAAGTCAAACAGAAGATAAAGgcagagaaagataaagagaaggcagtatatgcaaaaatgtttgcttag